One part of the Campylobacter concisus genome encodes these proteins:
- a CDS encoding cell division protein ZapB — MFEDNAILTTLSDKVNDLITKYDELCKTNEELRNEIVTLKAQNEAKSNQIMRLEEDLDKKNTEADDVMRKIEAVLGR, encoded by the coding sequence ATGTTTGAAGATAATGCGATCTTAACCACACTAAGTGATAAAGTAAATGACCTGATCACAAAATATGACGAACTTTGCAAAACGAACGAAGAGTTGCGTAACGAGATCGTAACTTTAAAAGCACAAAATGAGGCAAAAAGCAATCAAATCATGCGTTTAGAAGAGGATCTTGACAAGAAAAATACCGAAGCTGACGATGTAATGAGAAAAATCGAAGCTGTCCTTGGCAGATAA
- the uvrB gene encoding excinuclease ABC subunit UvrB: MSKFEISSKFSPSSDQARAIKEIVKSIKSGNKYQTLLGVTGSGKTFTMANVIRELNMPTLIMTHNKSLAAQLYSEFKGFFPKNHVEYFISYYDYYQPEAYIPRSDLYIEKDSSVNEELERLRLSATASLLSFDDVVCVASVSANYGLGNPSEYKGMVAYLSVGEKISQRKLLEQLVDMGYKRNDNYFDRGDFRVNGDVVDIYPAYYNDEALRVEFFGDEIDAMYHFDVLDNKRLKDISKFTLYATSQFIVGADRLKIAMKEIEEELDFRLKEFNEQGKLVEAQRLKQRVEFDLEMMASTGMCKGIENYARHLTGQKPGETPYSMFDYFEISGKDYLVIVDESHVSLPQFRGMYAGDRSRKEVLVEYGFRLPSALDNRPLKFDEFISKKAKFLFVSATPNEYELGISQGHVYEQILRPTGLLDPLIEIKDSDNQVEVLFDEAKAVIARGERVLVTVLTKKMAEELSRYYIELGVKVKYMHSDIDAIERNEIIRGLRSGEFDMLIGINLLREGLDLPEVSLIAIMDADKEGFLRSTTSLIQTMGRAARNVNGKVLMFAKKITHSMKEAIDTTTARRKFQDEYNKAHGITPHSASRNIEESLHVEDDGEIYKRGKNLEKMPASERAAIVKELRKQMLEAAAQLEFEKAAALRDEIAKIRKL; the protein is encoded by the coding sequence ATGAGTAAATTTGAAATTTCATCTAAATTTAGCCCAAGCAGCGATCAAGCAAGGGCGATAAAAGAGATAGTAAAAAGCATAAAATCAGGCAATAAATACCAAACTCTTCTAGGTGTGACAGGGTCTGGCAAGACCTTTACCATGGCAAACGTCATACGTGAGCTAAATATGCCAACTTTGATAATGACGCATAACAAATCCTTAGCTGCACAGCTTTACAGCGAATTTAAGGGCTTTTTCCCAAAAAACCACGTCGAGTACTTCATAAGCTACTATGACTACTACCAGCCAGAGGCCTACATCCCAAGAAGCGACCTATATATAGAAAAGGATAGCTCAGTAAACGAGGAGCTTGAGCGCCTGCGTCTTTCTGCGACGGCTAGCTTGCTAAGCTTTGACGACGTCGTCTGCGTCGCCTCAGTCTCTGCAAACTACGGACTTGGTAATCCAAGTGAGTATAAAGGGATGGTGGCATATCTTAGTGTGGGCGAGAAGATAAGCCAAAGAAAGCTTTTGGAGCAGCTAGTAGATATGGGCTACAAGCGCAATGACAACTACTTTGATAGGGGTGACTTTCGTGTAAATGGCGATGTGGTGGACATTTATCCGGCTTATTACAACGACGAAGCGCTAAGGGTTGAGTTTTTTGGCGATGAGATCGATGCGATGTATCATTTTGACGTACTTGATAACAAAAGGCTAAAGGATATCTCTAAATTTACGCTTTATGCGACCAGCCAGTTCATCGTGGGCGCTGATAGGCTAAAGATCGCTATGAAAGAGATCGAAGAGGAGCTAGATTTTCGTTTAAAAGAGTTTAACGAGCAGGGCAAGCTAGTCGAGGCGCAGAGGCTAAAGCAAAGGGTGGAGTTTGACCTCGAGATGATGGCAAGCACTGGTATGTGCAAAGGTATCGAAAACTACGCGCGCCACCTAACCGGACAAAAACCCGGAGAGACGCCATACTCGATGTTTGACTACTTTGAGATAAGCGGCAAAGACTATCTGGTCATCGTTGATGAGAGCCACGTGAGTTTGCCGCAGTTTAGAGGCATGTACGCGGGTGATAGGAGCCGTAAAGAGGTGCTTGTGGAGTATGGATTTCGCTTGCCATCAGCTCTTGATAACAGGCCGCTTAAATTTGACGAGTTTATAAGCAAAAAGGCAAAATTTCTCTTTGTCTCAGCCACACCAAACGAATATGAGCTTGGCATCAGCCAGGGGCATGTTTATGAGCAAATTTTGCGACCTACTGGGCTGCTTGACCCGCTTATTGAGATAAAAGATAGTGACAATCAAGTTGAGGTGCTGTTTGACGAGGCAAAGGCAGTCATCGCAAGAGGTGAGCGCGTGCTAGTTACGGTGCTAACTAAAAAGATGGCCGAGGAGCTAAGTCGCTACTACATCGAGCTTGGTGTAAAAGTTAAGTATATGCACTCAGATATCGACGCGATCGAGAGAAATGAGATCATTAGAGGGCTTAGAAGCGGAGAATTTGACATGCTAATAGGTATAAATTTACTCCGTGAGGGGCTAGACCTGCCTGAAGTGAGCCTGATAGCGATCATGGATGCCGATAAAGAGGGCTTTTTGCGCTCGACCACAAGCCTTATACAGACGATGGGGCGCGCGGCTAGAAATGTAAATGGCAAGGTGCTAATGTTTGCCAAAAAGATCACGCACTCGATGAAAGAGGCGATCGATACGACGACAGCTAGGCGTAAATTTCAAGATGAATACAACAAAGCTCACGGCATAACGCCGCACTCTGCTAGCAGAAATATCGAAGAGAGCCTGCATGTCGAAGATGATGGTGAAATTTACAAGCGTGGT